From Malacoplasma iowae:
TGCTGTACTATCATTATCTGGAGGCAGTATTGTTCTATCAACTATATCTTGAATAATTGCTGCATTTGGTATTGTTGCTATTGCACTTGCTTTAATTGAAATAACTAGTGCTAGAAAAGATGATTTAAGTATTATAGGTTGATGTAAATCCTTTAATGGTAGAACAATCTATAAGGCATGTAAAAACTTTATGTTTTATGTTTATGTTCCATTAACTTATTTCTTTATGCCCTTATATGTAATCAATAGTGTTCAAGATGCTGTAAGTGGTTTTGGTGGATATTTAAATTTTGGAACACCAAATGATTGAGCAATATGAATGGTTATATCAATTGCTATTTCTTTATGGTTTATCATACTTTCGGGTTTTTCAGCTAGAGCTGGTAAAATTCAAAGTTGAATAATAATGTCTGTTAAATTTTTACCATTAGCAGTTGCTGCTTTAATTGGTTTTATAATAGTAGGCTTAGACAACAATGTTGTTAACACTAACGTTCAAATAAAACCAGATGCTGGTACTAATTCTTCTTTCTATGGATTATCGCCATATCTTGGAATGTTTGCAGCTATAAGTTCAATATTCTTTGCTTTTGATGGTTTCTATACAGCAGCTGGTGTTCAATCAGAAATGAAAGAACCTAAAAAAACACCAACAGCTTTAGTTATAGGTCTTTCTTTAGTAACAATGGTTTATTTATTAATCTCTATATCTATGTCTATTGGTACAGAAGGTGGAACTTTTTCTCAATTAAAAGATTGATTTGCAAAACATAATGTTTCTTGGATTTATGGATTAATAAATTTATTTATTGGTTTTGGTGTTTTAGGTATTATAAATGGTTATGCAATGTGAACTCCATTATTTACTGAAGATTTAATAAAAATGAATGAATTACCTTTTAGTTCAAAATATGTAAAATATATTGGCAAAAACAAATTTCCTTTGGTTGGTATAGTTTATTCAATTATCATATCAATTCCTGTAATAATAATATTTTGTACAATAGGTGGGCTTGGATACTTGCCAAATGGTTATGCATCTTTTGTAGATGGAAAATGAGTAAGTAGTTATGATGGTCCAGGTTATATATCAACAGCAAAATTAATAACATTTGCTGATCTTATGAGTAATTGAACAACAGTTGGAGTTTTTGGTTTTATTGCTGTTTCTATTCTTGGTGGAATAATAAATAGACGTAGAAAAGATAATGATCCAAAAAAAGTTAAAACATTAGAAAATAGATTATTTCCTATATTCTCATGAATTGCTGTAATAATGGTATTTATATCTTTATCTTTAGAAGTTTTAAGACCTATAATAGA
This genomic window contains:
- a CDS encoding APC family permease gives rise to the protein MSTNNTQNSEPITVSTTIKSNTSVNKKQIGFLSVIIMVVSSTIGAGIFFKSSAVLSLSGGSIVLSTISWIIAAFGIVAIALALIEITSARKDDLSIIGWCKSFNGRTIYKACKNFMFYVYVPLTYFFMPLYVINSVQDAVSGFGGYLNFGTPNDWAIWMVISIAISLWFIILSGFSARAGKIQSWIIMSVKFLPLAVAALIGFIIVGLDNNVVNTNVQIKPDAGTNSSFYGLSPYLGMFAAISSIFFAFDGFYTAAGVQSEMKEPKKTPTALVIGLSLVTMVYLLISISMSIGTEGGTFSQLKDWFAKHNVSWIYGLINLFIGFGVLGIINGYAMWTPLFTEDLIKMNELPFSSKYVKYIGKNKFPLVGIVYSIIISIPVIIIFCTIGGLGYLPNGYASFVDGKWVSSYDGPGYISTAKLITFADLMSNWTTVGVFGFIAVSILGGIINRRRKDNDPKKVKTLENRLFPIFSWIAVIMVFISLSLEVLRPIIDLILLVNVKDDFDTELIGRIMLFMTLLIFLGGTFIPEFITDIIKRKKGINVKKEYIEEWEKDKQLNQYSE